One genomic region from Spirulina subsalsa PCC 9445 encodes:
- a CDS encoding DUF3318 domain-containing protein has product MNLDQEIAHLRELMPASGRMSLKIVPTSQGSQVISTPTPKPWERKMRPIYLNMSLWEKLSRGQRDLVFLRLVAWSTTIPWLKPNWYQTLALVGVVGTVAQFTQGDAVGVVIAGGLSAIAVRQLWRNYRGTEREVEADEVALKVATRRGYNPPEAARNLLEGIQAVAELEGRSKLSFSELLRIQNLKTLA; this is encoded by the coding sequence ATGAACCTTGATCAAGAAATTGCCCATCTCCGGGAATTAATGCCCGCTTCTGGGCGAATGTCCCTCAAAATTGTCCCCACCTCCCAAGGAAGTCAGGTGATTAGTACCCCCACCCCGAAACCTTGGGAACGCAAGATGCGCCCCATTTACCTCAATATGTCGTTATGGGAAAAACTGTCTCGGGGACAACGGGATTTAGTGTTTTTGCGCTTGGTGGCCTGGTCTACAACGATTCCCTGGTTAAAACCTAACTGGTATCAAACCCTTGCCCTCGTGGGGGTGGTGGGAACTGTGGCTCAGTTTACCCAAGGGGATGCGGTGGGTGTAGTGATTGCGGGGGGGTTAAGTGCGATCGCCGTGCGTCAACTCTGGCGAAATTATCGCGGAACCGAACGGGAGGTAGAAGCGGATGAAGTCGCACTCAAAGTCGCCACCAGACGGGGCTATAATCCCCCAGAGGCGGCGAGAAACCTGTTAGAGGGCATTCAAGCGGTTGCCGAATTAGAAGGGCGTTCTAAGCTCAGTTTCAGTGAGTTATTGCGCATTCAGAACTTAAAAACCTTGGCCTAG
- a CDS encoding glycosyltransferase family 2 protein, whose product MMNTASDAVTLSIVVPIYNEESNLDALFNRLETVLENLNLSYEMICVNDGSRDNSLQGLIAHHQRNPRIKIINLSRNFGKEIALTAGLDHTTGQAVIPIDSDLQDPPELIGELVAQWRAGYDVVYATRRSRQGETKLKKLTATLFYRTIGKMSNIAIPPNTGDFRLLDRRVVEALKTLPERTRFMKGLFTWVGYKQTAVYFDREPRFQGKTTWNYWKLWNFALDGIISFSSLPLKVWSYMGLAVSIFAFFYAVFLIIRTLMLGVDVPGYASTIVSVLFLGGIQLISLGVIGEYLGRIYEEVKGRPLYLVRDIYGLEAKDDPTIQL is encoded by the coding sequence ATGATGAATACTGCTTCAGATGCCGTTACACTCTCTATCGTTGTTCCTATTTACAACGAAGAGTCTAATCTAGATGCGCTATTTAATCGCCTAGAAACCGTTTTAGAAAACTTAAACCTCTCCTATGAAATGATTTGCGTCAATGATGGCAGTCGGGACAACAGCCTGCAAGGATTAATCGCCCATCACCAGCGCAATCCTCGGATTAAAATTATTAACCTTTCCCGCAACTTTGGCAAAGAAATTGCCCTCACGGCCGGACTCGATCATACCACAGGCCAAGCGGTGATTCCCATTGACTCCGACTTACAAGATCCCCCAGAATTAATCGGCGAATTAGTCGCCCAGTGGCGGGCGGGTTATGATGTAGTGTATGCGACAAGGCGATCGCGCCAAGGGGAAACCAAACTCAAAAAACTCACCGCTACCCTGTTTTACCGGACTATTGGGAAAATGAGCAATATTGCCATCCCCCCCAATACGGGGGACTTTCGTCTGTTAGATCGTCGAGTCGTCGAAGCCCTCAAAACTCTACCCGAACGCACCCGTTTTATGAAAGGATTATTTACTTGGGTAGGGTATAAACAAACAGCCGTTTACTTCGACCGAGAACCCCGATTTCAGGGAAAAACCACTTGGAATTACTGGAAACTGTGGAACTTTGCCCTAGATGGTATTATTTCTTTTAGCTCCCTTCCTTTAAAAGTCTGGAGTTATATGGGTTTAGCCGTGTCCATTTTTGCCTTCTTTTATGCTGTATTCCTGATTATCCGCACCCTGATGTTAGGGGTGGATGTCCCCGGTTATGCTTCTACTATTGTTTCTGTTCTCTTTTTAGGGGGAATTCAGTTAATTAGTTTGGGGGTAATTGGGGAATATTTAGGGCGTATTTATGAAGAAGTCAAGGGTAGACCCCTTTATTTAGTCAGGGATATCTATGGTTTAGAAGCTAAGGACGATCCCACTATTCAACTTTAG
- a CDS encoding TVP38/TMEM64 family protein, with protein MNLKKSAIAIFIFCVVITAFGVYLIGGIDQDTLEQWLEQAGILAPIIYIILYTLGTILLLPSTPLNLTGGAIFGTVWGTIWTTVAAIIAALVAFLFTRTIGRDWVAQKFQGKWEVLDAELRQGGLFYMFAIRLLPLIPYGIVNFAAGLTSIRVRDYCIGTALGTVPGILPFVMMGAGLQALKQGDMLPILVASTLTGLLVGGATWYRRRRQSPRRALEETERGE; from the coding sequence ATGAACCTAAAAAAAAGTGCCATTGCCATCTTTATTTTTTGTGTTGTTATTACCGCATTTGGAGTGTACTTAATTGGGGGAATTGACCAAGACACCTTAGAGCAATGGCTAGAGCAAGCGGGAATTTTAGCCCCGATTATTTATATAATTTTGTACACCCTCGGCACAATTTTATTATTGCCGTCTACCCCCCTTAATTTGACGGGCGGGGCAATTTTCGGAACAGTTTGGGGAACGATTTGGACAACGGTAGCTGCGATTATTGCTGCCTTAGTTGCCTTTCTCTTTACCCGCACCATTGGACGGGATTGGGTAGCCCAAAAATTTCAGGGAAAGTGGGAAGTTTTAGATGCAGAATTGCGACAAGGCGGGTTATTTTATATGTTCGCCATTCGTCTGTTGCCCCTGATTCCCTACGGAATTGTTAACTTTGCCGCCGGATTAACCTCTATTCGGGTGCGGGATTATTGCATCGGGACAGCATTAGGGACTGTACCCGGAATCTTGCCCTTTGTGATGATGGGGGCGGGATTACAGGCCTTAAAACAAGGGGATATGTTGCCCATTCTAGTGGCTTCGACTTTAACGGGCTTATTAGTGGGGGGAGCCACTTGGTATCGTCGCCGTCGTCAGTCGCCCCGTCGTGCTTTGGAGGAAACGGAAAGGGGGGAATAG
- a CDS encoding transglycosylase SLT domain-containing protein — translation MLKGRTIQTVLTVSSGFVIVGLVGATVFVGQQQGWLTQLERWVMNTTGGSANLSRKPTDEKSEVLPLALLPMEERLPRLEELANGAPSYERSRARLILASDWIQQGEGGRAIRTLDGLELDYPLLGPWVLLKRARAYELTNDLNRSRDTLQKLLESYPESLAVGEALYNLGRYDEEYWERAIAEHPQHPLTHQLVREKLEGNRDQPELLLFLAHNTPDSERMSEIRDYLVQRFSDQLTPEDWEVIGFGYWQQWEYGKAASAYSRAPRTPETLFRTARGREIAGNNIAARIDYQQLVSEFPDSREAGQALLRLAASSPPQEAIAFLDQAIANYPDHAAEALINKANILEQQGARTSAAQARQSVLSQHPQSEAASRYRWERAKAFSSQGNYIEAWRWARPIAINTPNSSLAPRAAFWVGKWASRVNRTEDAESAYQYVLEQHPESYYAWRSAVLLGWDVGDFTTVRPKNPEIVTPAFYPHPPAGSEAFRELYQLGQYNDAWKLWQAEIGNRRDKTVDEQFTQGLILQTQGKYLDGINAIWNLTQRNAPEEREEWQALRQESIYWETLFPLPYSELILEWSEARTLNPFLVFSLIRQESRFEKEIRSSAGALGLMQVMPDTGRWIAEQISLENYSLINPADNIKLGTWYLDYTHQRYNNNSLLAIASYNAGPGNVNQWVQRYGFDDPDVFVEQIPFPETKGYVESVFSNYWNYLRIYNPEIAQLMQR, via the coding sequence ATGCTAAAGGGACGCACCATTCAAACAGTCTTAACCGTTAGTTCCGGGTTCGTAATTGTGGGACTTGTGGGCGCTACAGTGTTTGTCGGTCAACAACAAGGCTGGCTGACACAGTTGGAACGCTGGGTGATGAACACTACAGGAGGCTCGGCGAATTTATCCCGTAAGCCTACTGATGAAAAGTCCGAGGTGCTTCCTTTGGCACTCCTCCCGATGGAGGAACGCCTTCCTCGTCTCGAAGAATTAGCGAATGGCGCGCCTTCCTATGAACGGAGTCGCGCCCGTTTGATTTTGGCGAGTGATTGGATACAACAAGGGGAAGGGGGGAGAGCGATCCGCACCCTCGACGGGTTAGAGTTGGACTATCCTCTGCTGGGGCCTTGGGTGCTGTTGAAACGGGCGAGGGCTTATGAGTTAACCAATGATTTAAATCGTTCTAGGGATACGCTACAAAAGCTGCTGGAGAGTTATCCAGAGTCGCTGGCAGTGGGGGAGGCGCTCTATAATTTGGGGCGGTATGATGAGGAATATTGGGAACGGGCGATCGCAGAACATCCCCAACATCCTCTAACTCACCAACTGGTGCGGGAAAAGCTCGAAGGCAATCGAGATCAACCAGAATTATTACTCTTTCTCGCCCACAACACCCCCGACAGTGAACGCATGAGTGAAATTCGGGATTACCTCGTGCAACGCTTCAGTGATCAACTCACCCCCGAAGATTGGGAAGTCATCGGCTTTGGCTACTGGCAACAGTGGGAATATGGCAAAGCCGCCAGCGCCTACTCCCGCGCCCCTCGCACCCCAGAAACCCTCTTTCGGACTGCTCGGGGTCGAGAAATTGCCGGAAATAACATCGCCGCCAGAATTGACTATCAGCAATTAGTCAGTGAATTTCCCGACAGTAGAGAAGCCGGACAAGCCTTGCTCCGTTTAGCCGCCAGTTCCCCCCCCCAAGAAGCGATCGCCTTTTTAGATCAAGCCATTGCCAACTATCCCGATCACGCGGCCGAGGCCTTAATCAACAAAGCCAATATTCTCGAACAACAGGGCGCTCGCACCTCAGCCGCCCAAGCTCGTCAGTCCGTATTATCTCAACATCCCCAATCTGAAGCCGCCTCCCGCTATCGTTGGGAAAGAGCTAAGGCCTTCTCTAGTCAGGGCAATTATATTGAAGCATGGCGCTGGGCCCGTCCCATTGCCATTAACACCCCCAACAGTTCCCTCGCCCCCCGTGCCGCCTTTTGGGTGGGGAAATGGGCGAGTCGGGTCAATCGGACCGAAGATGCCGAATCCGCCTATCAATATGTCTTAGAACAGCATCCCGAATCTTACTATGCTTGGCGTTCTGCCGTCCTCCTCGGTTGGGATGTGGGGGACTTTACCACCGTGCGCCCGAAAAACCCCGAAATCGTCACCCCTGCCTTTTATCCCCATCCTCCGGCCGGGTCTGAAGCCTTTCGGGAACTCTACCAACTGGGTCAATATAATGACGCTTGGAAACTCTGGCAGGCGGAAATCGGCAACCGACGGGATAAAACCGTAGATGAACAGTTTACCCAGGGTTTAATCCTGCAAACTCAAGGGAAATATCTTGATGGGATTAATGCCATTTGGAACTTGACTCAACGGAATGCTCCCGAAGAGCGGGAAGAGTGGCAAGCCTTACGACAGGAGTCTATCTACTGGGAAACTCTCTTTCCCCTACCCTACTCTGAGTTAATCCTAGAATGGTCAGAGGCACGGACTCTAAACCCGTTCTTGGTTTTTTCCCTGATTCGTCAAGAATCCCGCTTTGAAAAAGAAATCCGTTCCTCAGCCGGAGCCCTTGGTTTAATGCAGGTGATGCCAGACACTGGGCGCTGGATAGCTGAACAAATCTCCCTTGAGAATTACTCATTAATTAATCCGGCGGATAATATTAAATTAGGGACTTGGTACTTGGACTATACTCATCAGAGGTATAACAATAACTCCCTGTTGGCGATCGCCAGTTACAACGCTGGCCCCGGCAATGTCAATCAATGGGTGCAACGGTACGGCTTTGATGATCCAGATGTCTTTGTTGAACAAATTCCCTTCCCCGAAACCAAAGGCTATGTCGAATCAGTCTTTAGCAATTATTGGAATTACCTCCGCATCTACAATCCCGAAATTGCTCAACTGATGCAACGTTAG
- a CDS encoding M61 family metallopeptidase yields MTQTSTLRVSPSSPTEPTFHYQVAMPNPQCHLFEITLHLDNWQADTLNLKMPVWTPGSYLVREYARHLQDFHVTTQGKPLPWQKISKNHWQISTPKTPNLTITYRIFANELTVRTNHLDSTHGYFNGAALFLYSPAHQNHPLQVTIIPPDSRWHVSTALPPLPGGQNTFVAADFDTLVDSPFEIGTHKIHHFSALNKPHQWAIWGQNNLDVKKLIADTKKVIETEAEIYGGLPYEQYLFILHLTGNSFGGLEHKDSCSLIYSRFAFREPEKYNRFIQLVAHEFFHLWNVKRIRPDALEKFDYDQENYTPSLWFCEGTTSYYDTLIPLWAGVYGEKAFLDILSKDINRFLNTPGRAVQPLSESSFDAWIKLYRRDSNSDNSQISYYLKGELVSLLLDLLIRQKYQNQRSFNDVLKQMWEQFGKAEIGYSPEQLKGVIESVAEMDLTDFFNRYLHGTEELPLNEYLEPFGLQIKGVREKHPKPDLGVRVSGSNGTATIQFVEANSPAALAGIDAGDELLALDELRVTAEDLDSRLKDYRAGDYVKVTVFHQDELRHYAVCLGEPKPVSYQVTRVKSPTPEQQALLGGWLRISQED; encoded by the coding sequence ATGACTCAAACCTCCACCTTGCGCGTTTCTCCTTCTTCCCCCACGGAACCCACCTTTCATTATCAGGTGGCCATGCCTAACCCCCAGTGTCATCTCTTTGAAATCACCCTCCACCTCGACAACTGGCAGGCAGACACCCTCAACCTCAAAATGCCCGTCTGGACCCCCGGTTCCTACCTCGTCCGGGAATATGCCCGACACCTGCAAGACTTCCACGTTACCACTCAAGGAAAACCCCTCCCTTGGCAAAAAATCAGCAAAAATCACTGGCAAATCTCCACCCCCAAAACCCCCAACCTCACCATCACCTATCGCATCTTTGCCAATGAACTCACGGTGCGCACCAACCACCTGGACAGCACCCACGGTTACTTTAACGGTGCCGCCCTTTTCCTCTACAGTCCCGCGCACCAAAACCATCCCCTCCAAGTGACCATCATCCCCCCCGATTCCCGTTGGCACGTTTCCACCGCCCTCCCCCCTCTGCCGGGGGGACAAAATACCTTTGTCGCGGCCGATTTCGACACCCTCGTAGACAGTCCTTTTGAGATAGGAACCCATAAAATTCATCACTTCAGCGCCCTAAATAAGCCCCATCAATGGGCGATTTGGGGTCAAAATAACTTGGATGTCAAAAAATTGATTGCAGACACCAAGAAGGTCATAGAAACTGAAGCCGAAATTTATGGCGGTCTACCCTATGAACAGTATTTATTTATTCTTCACCTCACCGGAAACAGTTTCGGCGGGTTGGAACATAAAGACTCTTGCTCTTTAATTTACTCCCGCTTTGCCTTTCGTGAACCAGAGAAATATAACCGTTTTATTCAGTTAGTGGCTCACGAATTTTTCCACCTTTGGAATGTGAAGCGCATCCGGCCTGATGCCTTAGAGAAATTCGATTATGACCAAGAAAACTACACCCCCTCTCTTTGGTTTTGTGAAGGGACAACCAGTTATTATGATACTCTCATCCCTCTGTGGGCAGGGGTCTATGGTGAAAAGGCGTTTTTAGATATCCTGAGTAAAGACATCAACCGTTTTTTAAATACTCCCGGCCGCGCCGTACAGCCTTTGAGTGAGTCCAGTTTTGATGCTTGGATTAAACTCTATCGCCGAGATAGTAATAGTGACAATTCTCAAATTTCCTACTATCTCAAGGGGGAATTAGTGAGTTTATTACTGGATTTACTAATTCGCCAAAAATACCAAAACCAACGCTCATTTAACGATGTGTTAAAGCAAATGTGGGAACAGTTTGGCAAGGCAGAAATTGGCTACAGTCCTGAACAGCTTAAAGGGGTGATTGAATCGGTGGCGGAGATGGACTTAACAGACTTTTTTAATCGTTATCTTCACGGAACGGAAGAGTTGCCCTTAAACGAGTATTTAGAACCCTTTGGCTTACAAATTAAGGGGGTTCGAGAGAAGCATCCTAAGCCAGATTTAGGGGTGCGAGTAAGTGGTAGTAACGGCACCGCAACCATTCAATTTGTGGAGGCCAATTCCCCGGCCGCTTTAGCGGGAATTGATGCCGGAGATGAACTGTTGGCGCTGGATGAATTGCGGGTGACGGCGGAGGATTTAGACAGTCGTTTAAAAGATTATCGAGCGGGAGATTATGTGAAAGTGACGGTATTTCATCAAGATGAATTGCGTCATTATGCGGTGTGTTTGGGAGAGCCTAAACCTGTGAGTTATCAAGTGACAAGGGTGAAGTCGCCAACGCCAGAACAGCAGGCTTTGTTAGGGGGATGGTTGCGCATCAGTCAAGAGGATTGA